In the Acetobacterium sp. KB-1 genome, CTATCGGATCACAGACAAGCTCATAAAAGTCCTCAGTAAATATGATAATCTCTGGATCAACACTCACTACAATCATCCCCGGGAAATTACCAAAACCTCAATTAATGCGCTAAAAAAACTAACTGGTGCGGGAATTCCTTTAGGCAACCAATCAGTGTTATTAAAAGACGTCAATGACTGCCCGCAAATCATGAAAAAACTGGTTCATAAATTAGTAGCAAACCGCGTGCGCCCGTACTATTTATATCAATGTGATTTATCTGAAGGGCTTGAACATTTTAGAACCAATGTTGGTAAAGGCATTGAAATAATGGAGAGTTTAAGAGGTCATACCAGTGGCTTCGCCATTCCAACTTATGTTATTGATGCCCCTGGTGGCGGTGGTAAAATCCCGGTGATGCCTAACTACCTCATTTCCTGGTCGACTAACAAGGTTATCTTAAGAAATTATGAAGGCGTCATCACCACATATCAGATGCCAGACACCTATGAACACACAGCCTGTGATTTAAACTGTACGAATTGCAAGCTCCAATTAAAACTAAATAACGAGGAAAGTGATCGCAAACCGATCGGCATTTCCAAATTGCTTTGCGATTATGAAGAAACCATCACACTGGTTCCTGAAAACCTTGAACGCGACCAAAGAAATCAAAGTGATGAGGCAATATAATGACTGACATCATTGAACCCTATGGTCATAGTCTGATTCAGCACGGAAAAAACAGCAATCGGATTTACTTAATGAAATGTGATGCTGCCGAGGCTGACTCGCTTATCACACACATGAACCAACTGGCACATGATAAAAATTACTCAAAAATAGTTGCCAAGATTCCAGAATCCCAAGATCCCGTTTTTAAAGCCGATGGTTACAAAGAAGAAGCCGCGATACCCGGCTTTTACCGGGGTCAGGAAACATGTAAATTATTGAGCAAGTACCTTTGTCCTAAAAGAGAAAACCTAACTAATGACATGGAAATCAAGCAAATTCTTGACGATGCAATAAAAAAGCGTGCCGAAGCTGCAACCCAAGCCCTGCCAGAAGAATTCAAAATTAGAGAATTAGGGCCATCAGATATACCCGCACTCGCACAAATTTATGGCACAGTTTTTAAAAGCTATCCCTTTCCTATTTTTGATGCAGACTATCTTCTCGAAACCATGTCTGATCACGTTACCTACTTTGGTGTATTTCACAATAATCATCTAGTCGCCGTCTCTTCCAGCGAAACTGATTTGGACAATTTAAATTCTGAGATGACCGATTTTGCAGTATTACCAGCGTATCGGGGTCATAAGCTGGCCCTCCATCTCCTTAATGAAATGGAAAAATATATGATTAACGCAGGATTTCGACTGCTCTATACCATTGCCAGAGCATCGTCTTATGGAATGAATAGAACCTTTGCCCGAGCAAATTATCAATATGGTGGCACCCTTAATAATAATACCCAGATTTCAGGATCAATCGAATCCATGAATATCTGGTATAAAGACATCGGCGCAGCTAAATAATTAAGCAGCACCGATGTCTTTGCAAACTGTATGCAAATTTAGTTGTGCTTAATTCGTCGTCATTATATAATACTAGTAATTAACATAATGGAGGTATCCCTGTGACAAAGGTTCTGATTCTAACTTCGACGAAACGCGTGGACAAATTTTCAGATTTATCCGGTATCCCAAAAGACTGGGAATTAATTTTTGGCGAGGATCTAAATACTGATCAGGCAGTGCTACAAGCTGCTGGTGATGCTGATTTTATTTTTGCGGATGCCATTCGGGAAGTCAGCAAAAACCTGATTGATAGCATGCCCAATCTCAAACTTATCCATTCCGAAGGTGTGGGTTATAATAAAATTGATAGCGCTGCTGCTAAAGAAAAAAAAATTTACGTTTGTAACAATACCGCCGCCAACTCCAGTGCGGTAGCAGAGCAAACCATCCTGCTGATGCTAGGCCTCCAGCGACGACTCCTGGAAGGTGATCAGATGGTTCGCGATGGTCGGCAGATTCAGGCCAAAGGTTCATTTATTCTAGATGGTATTCCAGAGCTTGGCTCCTGTCATGTGGGGCTGGTTGGCATGGGTTCTATTGCCTTTGAAACCGCTAAGCGTTTGAAGTCATTTGGTTCGAGGCTCAGTTATTTTAACCGTTCTAGAAAAAGTGCGGCTGAGCACAAATTGGGGCTTAGCTATCTGCCTCTGGAAGACCTTTGCAAGCAGTGTGATATCATCAGCCTCCATTTACCGGTCACCCTGGAAACAACCGGCCTAATCAATTCTGAACTGCTGTCACTGATGAAACCGTCATCCCTACTTATTAATACTGCCCGCGGAGAGCTGGTTGTCCAGGAAGATCTGGTCGCCGCATTATCAGCCGGACTGATTGCCGGGGCTGGTCTGGACACGCTGTACCCGGAACCGGTTATGACCGATAATCCACTCCTTAATCTACCAGAAAGCTGTCGTTATAAACTGCTTTTCAGCCCCCACATTGGCGGTACCACCAAACCGGCTTTTGAAAAAATGCATAAAACGGTCTGGACAAACATTCTGGCGGTATCAAAAGGTGAATGCCCTATAAATATTGTTAACGGATTATAATCCTTAAAAAAGGAACCAACCGCCATCAACGTAATGGTGGTTGGTTCTTTTTTTAATTATTCAAACCTCAACGGATCAAGGTAATGATGTCTTTTTAAAAATATTGCATCAATAAAAAAAACAGGATTTCTAACATTATCCCAGCGACACCAATTAAGACTGGATTAAAATAATACCGCCGATCTCCAAGAATTAATAACTCTTCAGGGTCATCCGGTTTACAGCGGATTTGAACAATATCGCCCATATCGTAGCGTTTATCACCTTGGGAAGCCAATGCGGCTTTATGATAGACCTTTTGGGCAATCGTGTATTCCAGAATCGGAGTGTATTCATCGTAAACTTGTCGTCCATTCCGCACCTTGTTTTCTTTAATGTGCACCACTACCGCTTCAACGTCAACTCCATTAAGTTCTATCTTTTTTAATTGTATCAATCTGACAATTGAAAAAATGATAAGTACAATTCCTGCATATCTCAATATATCCAGTATCAACGCTATCATCGAACTTCACGACCTTTCGCTCCCAAATTTGAGGCAACCCATCAACACCATAACTATGTTGTCGATCATTTCTATTCATTATATAATAAAATCACCCAAAAAGGATCTTTTTATAATAAAAAGTAAAAGCGCTTTAGTTGCAGGAGACATCTTGTTATTTTTGAAGGAGAGCATTCTCAATCGCTTTTTTAATCACTTTACTTGAATTAGTCGCTCCAGTAACAGCATCCACATCTATCGTTTGTTCCTTAACAATGGTGTCAGTAATCACCTCAGCGGAAGAACCTCGTTCGTTCTGATGCTCAATCAGGTTGATGGTCTTAATTACTCCATTAGCAACAATAACTTCAGCTTTTGCCGATATATAACCGACATCATATGAGCCATCATAAACACCATCTGGAATTCGCGATAGATCAATGTTGGCAATTGTAATGCTGGCAACCGCTTTTTTATAGTTGTTTACATCACTAAGATAACAGGCACCAGAAAAGATTCCGATAATCAGAATCGAAATGATTAGTGGTAAAACAATCGTTTTTATTTTAAACATTTTGTTTCTCCTTCAGAATCGAATTCAGCAAGGTATCAAAGCTGTATTTCAAGAAATCTTTTTTTGTTGTATTCATCGCCTGTTCAATGTATTGCTGTTTTTTCCAGGCCATCAGAATGATCCCCGATAGACTAGCCCAGAACATAAACACGGTCTCCGGGATTTTAATATCTGAACGAAAAACACCCTGCTTAATCCCATCCACAAAAAATGTACCGATCAGTTCATTGATTTGCTCGCCCAATTCAAATATTTCTCGAAAAACCATTGGCGTATCTTCATTATTAACATCCACATTAATTTCTTGAAGTACGGTTTGAAAATACAAAGGATAGTCATCACAATAGGCGGTAAGTTCATTGCAAATTACATAATATCTTGCAAATAGGTCATTCCCCGGTTGGGTTGCAGTTTGAATGCGATCATAAAGCATTTTCATGCTTTTAAATATAATGCAATTGACAATTTCTTCTTTGTTTTTAAAATACACGTATAAGGTTGCCTTACTATATTCGGCTTCCCTTGCGATGTCATTCATTGTCGTATTGTCAACGCCATTTTTTTTAAAGAGTGTTTCCGCAATTGTTATAATGCTGTCTCTGTGAAAATCAGCTAGTTCTTTTTTTCGTCTTCCCATATCAAACCCTCATTTCGTTATTTATACTCTGGGTTTAATTATACCTGCTCGTCTATCATTAATCAAGTTGTTTACAAAAAACAATATCCAAAAAAATCCCCAGATTATCCGGGGATGAAGTTTTTATAGTATCTCTATTTCGATCTCGTCCAAACGAGAGAGTTCAACTTCGATCTTCTGTACGATCTCAAAACCCTTCCCTTTGTGGGGACTTCCCATGATTGCAATAACTTTCATGCTGACCTCACTTTTTTTTATAATTTTTGATTCCATTGATTATTCTTGCCAAATTTTCAAGAAGACCCCTGCTTTTTTTCTTGTTATACGGTTTTCATCATGATACAATCACAAAAGCATGACTCCATGTATCTGCCTGAGATTCTTCCAGTTTAAAATCAATTCCGACAGTGAAAAGTTCATTGCACTTTTCCGCAAAATACTTTTTTAACGAGAAAGGACTGATCATCATGGATAAAAAGGAATCTAGTATTTTTAGTCGAACCAAAGAAATACTCACGCTTATTCAGTTTAATTTTCTGCATCTGCTCTTTTTTGAAGCTATCTATACCGTTGCCGGCACTATGATCATTTATCCCGGTGGATTTTTTTTGTTTAATAAAGCCATAACACTGTTGGGTTTTCCATATTTAAGCGGTTCAAATTTTACTCAAGCCTTAACTAACCCCCTTTTTCTGCTAACTTTTATTTGCTTTGCTTTGCTCGTCGCTTTTTTTGGTCTGCTGGAATTCACCACATTAATCATTCTTTTTAATGAAAGTCATTTCCGACGAAAAGTTCAACTGATTCCATTATGTATAGAGGGAACTAAACGAGCACTCAAAATAGTCAAGGCTAAAAATTTACCATTCGTGATTTTTATTCTTATCATTATTCCTTTAACTGAGTTTTCATTATCTTCTAATTTCATTTCGGAAATATCAATTCCTGAATTTATTATGAGTTATATCGCCGCCAGTCCATTGTACTCAATCGGTTTTACGGTACTGTCGTTGTTTTTGTTTTTGCTCTCAGTCATCTGGATTTTTTCATTTCACTATTTCACTTTGGAAAACAGTGATTTCTTCCCGGCAATTAAAAAAAGCAGCATTCTAATAAAAGGACATTTTTGGAAAACTATTTTCTTTGTAATACTTTTTAATCTCCTGATTGTGATATTGCTCGTTATTGTTGTGCTTGTTCTTGAAGTCATCGCTTTCTTTATCTTAGGTCAGATCCTGGAACACCCGCTGGCTTTATCCATTTTTATTGCTACTTTCGGTTTTTTGGTGTCTGGGTTGTTTACCATCTTTCAATTGCTCACCACATCCATCAATTTGGCGGTAGTTTCCCAGTTTTACTATACATATTCAGCATCGACCCACTTAAAGGTTAATTCTGAATCGCTAGTCAAAGATAAATACAAAGCAAAAGTAAAACGAAAAACAATTGTGACAATCAGTATAATCATGGTTTTCTTATTTACAACAATAAATAGCATTGTAATTTTCAACACCTTTTCTGAAGCCTTCAACGACCAGTTTTTAACGGGTCCACAAATAACTGCTCACCGTGGAGGTTCTAATCTTGCCCCAGAAAACACGCTGGCCGCTTTACAAAAAGCTATTGATCAAAGCGCTGATTATGCTGAAATTGATGTGGCTCAAACTAAAGACGGAATAATTGTTGTCTCTCACGATAATAATCTTAAGCGCATATCTGGAAAGGATTTGAATATCTGGTCATCAAACTACGTGGATATCGAAGATCTGGACATCGGTAGTTGGTTTGATCCGCAGTTTAAAAATGAACATATCCCCACCCTAGATGAAGCGATTAAACTTTGCAAAGGAAAAATACGTTTAAACATTGAGCTTAAGCCTACCGGGCATGAAGCAAGTTTGGTGGAGTCGACTGTTGATATTATCGATCAAAATGATTTTTCTAACCAGTGTGTCCTTGCCTCCCTGGATTATCCAACCTTAGAAAAAGTCGCCTCCATAAATCCAGATTTGAAACGGGCTTATATTACCGCTTTGGCCATTGGGGACATTCAAAAACTGCCAGTCGATATTTACAGCATTGAGTCATCCTTCATCACCCCGGAGATCGTTGCTACCATCCATCGAGAGAAGAAAGAAGTTTTAGCCTGGACAGTAGAATCTCAGGAATTGACCGAAAAGATGGTTAAAATTGGTGTTGACAACATTATTACCGACGACGTGACCCAAACCAGGAAGACCATTGAACAAATGCTTGAACCACGAGAATTGATTGACCGCATCAATGATTATATTTTTGCAGATCTACTGTCATAATAGTTTGTGATCAAAAATACTTCAACCAAATTCTCTTATGTGCCAAGTAAGTGACGACCGCGATTGTCCTGAAATACTGTCGTTTTAAATGGAGCACTAAAGCTGTTTTTATTGACGCTCTTATTTTAAGTTTTCTTTGTTTTTCTTGATGAGATTGATAAATAATTTTTCATTTGAAGACAACGCTTCGATTTTAGCTGTCTTTAAATGATTGTAATAAGCATCCATACTTTTTAATTGATCAATCAGTTTTAATAAGCTGTTATGCGCTTCCTGATCTTCTGGTGTTTGCGGTTTTACCTGGTCGAAGATGTTTTCCAGATCTTTTTTAGCTTGATTCATAATCGTTTGTGCATCGATGTATTCCTGATTTAACATATTATTCTTCTTTCTGACTGTATTTTGTACTGATATAATATTCTATTTTAAAACATTACAAATGAATAATATCACAAAACCAGGATGGTTGTGAACTAAATCTAACTCTCACTTAAAAAAAGCGTATCAAACTTAGGTTTGATACGCGAGGTTGCGCTAAACTACCGTACCGACCAATTGTTAATCTGTTGTTCGCCGCGGAGTCGGACAGACGATGTCGTGTCCGCTCCGATGCGTACAACATGATGTAACAATTGTCGGTACTGGGTTATCTTTTGACAGTCTAACGTATCAAACTCAGGTCTGATACGCAATCACAAGTTTAGAGCCGACGGTATTTCTTTAATGCGGTCACATTCACTAAAAATAACACCCCAATAAAGATGACCGATCCAACTAACCAGGGCCATATCGCTAAAAATCCCTTGCCCTGAATCATAATCATTTCCAGGGCTGTGCAGCCATAATAAATTGGCGTTAGATAACACAGGTTTCCCAGCCCAAAGGGAATGGTATCAATCGGGATCAGTCCGGAAAAAAAGATCTGTGGAATGATGATTACCGGAATAAACTGAACCAATTGTAATTCATTGTTGGCAAAGATGGATACCAGCGCGCCAACGGAAACCGCCGAAAACGCCATCAAAATCATCACCAACGTACATAAGGCGACCGATCCTTCCACCTGAAGTTGCAGTACATAAACGGCGTACAAAATAATCACCACACTTTGAATCGCTGCCAGTAAACCATACCCCAGGGTATAACCCCCGATGACATCGATCCGGCTGATCGGGGTCATCAGCATCCGTTCTAAGGTCTGTCCGAAACGCTCCCGAACAAATGACATCTCGGAAAGAATAAAGACAAAGAAAAATGAGATCACACCCAGAAAAACATAGGCAAGCGAATCCAGTTGATTATCCCCCGATGTTTCATAAACATAATCCATGATCAGCTCGTTTTGTGCGGGTTGTAAGGCTTTATTGGTATCCGTAATGGCTTTTATGGCAGCGGCGGACTTGGAATTTTTCTCCAGTAATTCAATGTGCGTTCCCTCGCTATCGCTCCAGATCAGCGCATCGATTCCATTAATCTCCAAATAATCTACGGCCTCGGGTTTTTCTGTTTCTTCACTGACAGCGGCATGATTCTCAAGCTCAGTGACAAATTTTTCATTCATATCATAGACAGCAATCTTCGGCAGATAATTGGAATCACCGAGGATAAAAAATAACAGCGTTAAAACCAGCAGCGGTGCAAATAAAAGCAACCCCAATGATCGCTGATCGTTTTTCATTTGGCCAATGATCCGTTTGACAATGCTTAACACGATGTGACCTCCGCTTCTGACTGATTGTCGATAAAAAATAATTCTTCAATGTTTCCGTCTGAAGTCTGGGCGATTAAATTTTTAACCGTATCCCTGGCAATGATATGACCATTACGAAGCAAGGCGGCATCATCACATTGGGTAACCTCATCCATGACATGGGTGGTAACCAAAATGGTTGTTCCTTCATTTCGGAGCTGCCTGAGATATAGCCATATTTTGCGCCGCAGCACCGGATCAACCCCAACTGTTGGCTCATCCAGCACCAGCAGCTTTGGTTTGTGAATTAACGCTACCGCCAACGATATGCGTTTTTTCATCCCACCGGAACAATCGCGGACTAACTTGTTTTTACACGCTGCCATATCGACAATCTGGAGTAGTTCTTCGGCATTTGCTTCAAATGTTTTACGACTTTGCCGATGCAGACCGGCAAAAAACTTCAGATTCTCCCAGGCTGACAACTCTTCGTACAGGGCTTCATTCTGCGGCATATAACCCATCTGTGCAAGCAGCTGACGGTTTGGCACGGCGATACCGCCGATTGTTACCATTCCGCCATCCGTTGGAATGGCACCCATCATGATTCGCAGCAAGGTTGTTTTTCCTGAACCGGATGCCCCCAGCAGACAGAAGATCCGACCCGAATCAATCGTCAAACTAATCTGTTCTAAAACACGCTGTTTTTTGAATGATTTATCAACTTCTAAAATTTCAATTCTCATTTCTAAGTCCCTCTTCTTTATTTTATGATTATCCCCATTTTAGCCCTGTTCCTTTTTAAATTCAACCAACAGTCTTTTTCAAGCTGTTGGATTTTCTTGTTTATCCCAGCGGCTTCGTTTATAATCAAAATGAATGATCCCGTGAATGAGGTAAAACTGACATGAAGACGACTTTATCAACCACCGCCAAAGTTACCCGCCAAAACTTAATTGATTCATTTTGGCTGTTATATTGCAAAAAAAGCATTGAGAAGATCGCCGTCAAGGAAATCTGTGACGTAGCCGGCTATAATCGCTCAACTTTTTATGTTTATTTTAAAGATGCCTATGAAATTCTGGCAGAAATTGAAGAACAGACCATTACAGTGGAGGATTTTAAGAACATTGTTATTAAGAACCTTTTTTATTGTAATCTTTCTCATGATCATCGCAAGGAAGCCATTTTAAAATTAATTCTTGAATTTTTCGAGAAAAACAAGACTTATCTCCCGGTTTTATTAGGTGAAAACGGTGATCCCCACTTCAGGCAAAAGGTCTTGAAAAAGCTCACCTCGACAGTGCTATCAATATATAAAAAACTGTCCCCTCAGGAACTGATGGAAGTAAGCTATTTAATGGAATACCAGAGTGCCGCGATGCTCAGCATGATTGCAAAGTGGTATGCCAATGACAAAGACCTGCCGACCGAACAATTCCTGGAGTTGCTGCTGGCCGTGACAACCAACGGCGTTCAAAGCGAGCTATCAAAATACCGAGGCTAAATTGAATCACTTAACAAGCCAAACCGATTCTCTTGAAAATTGAGGGTCGGTTTTTTTGTTGCTACAACCTGAACTAAAACAGCCCTTAAATAGTCGACGACTACTTAAAGGCTGTTTTAGTGTTCTATTTTTAAAGCTGTATTAATGATTCTTTTTCTCCTGGGCATTTTTTAGGCTGATTGCATTTTCTCGGCATTCATCGGCATAATCTTCATAGGCTTCCCGATAATCTTCATAATCGATGGTGCAATCGCGGTCTTCAAAAGATTTGCAATAGCCTTCCAGCGCTTTCCAATCCCGGCTGTAGGCGTGAAAACTCAGGGCATGATGGGTATAGGAACCCAGTTCTTTAATCCCGACTTCCCGGGCAATCGTTCTTGACAGTTCGATAAGAGCGAAAACATTCATGGCGACTGCCTTAACTCCATCATTGCTTCTAAATACCACGTCGGTATTTAATTTGCCGTCTTTAACAGTGTAATGAATAAGCTGCAGGCAGGGTGGATGATTTAGTTTGGCGGCCTCCTGATTGGCCACATGTAGGGTTGCCTGTCTGGTACCGGGATCTTCTTTTAATTTATTGATAACAAAATCAATGTTTTTGGAAAACAGATCGTGATAGGTATACCCATACATATCTTTTTCAAAATCCTTGGTGCCTTCAACAATTTCCAGGACGTAGTCGACCAGGGTTTCCAGCCCGGTTGGCATGGCCATGGTAATTCTTATATCCTGTACGCTGTCGATATCCATCAGAAGGTGAATTTCTTTTAAACTGTCTTCGCGATCCTGATTCTTCCCCATAACAACATCGGCCTGGTTTAAAGCCTTCATCGCCGCCTCAATGCCCTTATGCAGTTCGGTTTCGTGAATGTAAGTAACCATCATTTTCACATCGTATCAGCTGATCTCTAACTCTCAAACCGCTAATACGAGATCCTTTCTATATAATAATACGTATTCGTTTATCTGCTTCATTGATGATCATACCATATCTTTCGGTAGATTTCATCTTTGTAAAAATCAAAATTAAATCCCATAATGTTTTCTATTTTAAATAGCTGATCATATTTTACGGCTGAACTAGAATTTTTTTAGAAAGTCTTCCGTCACGACGCCTCTTTTTATTGGCATTCCATGGGAGGGGCAAATCGAATCGTATTGGAGCTCTTTGATGATTGAAATTGATCGGTTCGCTTCCTCTTTATTCCAGATATAAAACTGGGGCAATTGTTTTAATTTTCCCTTAGACTCCTGAAATAAATCGCCAATAAATAATACATTCTTATAATGAAAAATCGAGTGTCCTGGAGTATGACCCGGAGCGTGAATCACACGAACCGCTCCAAAACTTTGATTCTCCTGATAGACGCCAGAAATACTGGGTTTTTGAGGGTGCACAACTGCTTGCATGATTCGTTTGATTCCCGGTCGATTTTTTTCGCCCATAATATAGGGCACATCTTGCTGGGGTGCCCAAACCTCAGCTTGAGTTGCTTCCTGCAAGGCTTTAGCATTGCCGATATGATCAATATCATGGTGGGTCAGCAGTATTTTCGTTATACTTTGAATCGCTACATCCAAACTTTTCAGTTCCGCCAGAATTTGCTCTGCCAACCCCGGCATACCCGTATCAATGAGTATCCCTTCATCCGAACGAATAAAAAACACATGCCCATGGCTGGCACAATCAAGCTGATAAACATTTTCGATAATTTCCATCTTGTTACGCTCCCAAAAGTTATTTTTTTATCAGATCCATAAAAGAAAAGCGGCCAGAACGGCCGCTACACAGTGTCGATAATTATCGATTCAGCCCTCTATTCGCAAAATTTCAGACCTGTGCCTCTCGTTTTCCGACAGCAACAGCAAGTCCGATCAGCATGATCAGGACTGCTCCCGCCACAGCCGCTTCTGATGTGCTAGTGTCTACCCCAGTTTTGGGATTGGCTGAACTGGCATGCTGTTTTTTGAATGTTTGCGCCGAAAGCGGTTCCAGATACAAACAGGTCGCATCACGGTCGACATCCCCATAAATCGGACTGATATCAATGCTGCCTTCGGCCACAAGAGCCTTAGCGACGGCTCCCGATGTGCATAAATCAAGAATGCCATTGTTAATAATAATTTTATTATAGGAGAATAAAGCGCCGGCATCGCCATGATCAGCAATCGATTCGACGACCGTATAGCCGCCGTTGAATACCAGTTCATCATAAGCTCCGATACCGCGGCTGTAACTGGTTGGACTATCGGTAAAAACATCAATATTTCCGCTATTGACAATTAGATCGCCAAAAGCAAACAAACCAAAAGCACCGGCATAATCACTATTATAAGCGGTCACAGCAATGTTTCCCCCGTTGATGGTGAGATTTCCCGGTGTGATATCCTCAGCATTATTACCTGCCAAAATTCCAACGGCGGAGCTGGAACTTTCATATCCAACGGCTGCAATATCATAGGTTCCGCTGTCAATCACCAGGTTTCCAACAACATTGATTCCACCACCCATTAAATCAGGGGTCGCCTGTCCCTTCGCAATCAGCGTACCTGTCCCGCTAGCATTCATATCAGCTTCCGCTTTGACGGCAAAACCATTATCGGTTGTAATAACATTGGTACCAAGTAGGACGAGTTTAAAAGGAACTGCTGTCGATTCGACATCCAGCTTTTCTCCTACAAAATTATTTAATGTCAGTTCGTTGGCAGCTGTATCATATGAATAATCGGATCCGCTATTGGTGGCCAGGACATCAATGATCACGCCATTCTGGGTTAAGCACAAATATGTGGCCGCCTGGGTTTCTATCTTTTCTGGTTCAAGGTTTGCTATTACCGGTTGCTCTGAAACGACCTCGACTTCCATACTATTGTCGGCAGGAGCTGTTGCGACCGCTGGCCGCGGGGCAATTTCGGTACTGCCTGCTGTTTCTTCTGTTACTACAGTCTCTGTATCGACTGCTTCAGTTGTTACTAAAACCAGACCTAATTCGTTGGTTGGTTCTTTTTCACTTACCGCTTCTCCAGCGGCAAAAGCTGAGACCGGAATTAGCATTGACAACATCGCCGCAACCATCAGCAGGGATAAAAACTTTGATATTCGCTTCATTTTCTTCTCCATTTCAAACCGTATTTTGATGAATTGTTGAGATTGGCAGCTATTCTTTAAAATCTTTAGTATCGTACCATTCTGTTTTTACTCGTTTACATCATCGCATATGATTAAGATACCACAATCACAGAAAAATGTCGATGGATTGTTCGATATTTCTTGCATGGCAACTGTCCAGTTATCAGAACAAATGCAAAAAACCGCCCACTGGCGGTTTTTTGTTAATATGAACGCGTTTTATTTATCACATTTCATTTATTTAGTACGGCTTTTTAAATTGCTTAATCAGATTTTTTCGATTCTAATTCGAATCAGATATCCAGGGCTGCGTGGTAACCCTGATAAATGGCAGTCGTAATGGTGGATGCTTTAACACAATCCCCAATTTCGATAACATATGGGGCACAATCTACCAAAGTTTCGGCAATATTGCGACGCGGCTTTTGTCCCAGAGCACAGATGGCTGTCGTTCCTGGAACCAGTACTTCCTTGCCATTGGCATCTTCACAGACAACCCCCTGATCGGTAACCTGCAATCCTTTTAATTCAGTATGGACGGTAATACCACATTTTGCGATTTCATTCATCATCAGCGGACGATGGCGCAAATTTGCGTCTGGTGCCAATTCCGTTCTCATTTC is a window encoding:
- a CDS encoding 2-hydroxyacid dehydrogenase → MTKVLILTSTKRVDKFSDLSGIPKDWELIFGEDLNTDQAVLQAAGDADFIFADAIREVSKNLIDSMPNLKLIHSEGVGYNKIDSAAAKEKKIYVCNNTAANSSAVAEQTILLMLGLQRRLLEGDQMVRDGRQIQAKGSFILDGIPELGSCHVGLVGMGSIAFETAKRLKSFGSRLSYFNRSRKSAAEHKLGLSYLPLEDLCKQCDIISLHLPVTLETTGLINSELLSLMKPSSLLINTARGELVVQEDLVAALSAGLIAGAGLDTLYPEPVMTDNPLLNLPESCRYKLLFSPHIGGTTKPAFEKMHKTVWTNILAVSKGECPINIVNGL
- a CDS encoding glycerophosphodiester phosphodiesterase encodes the protein MDKKESSIFSRTKEILTLIQFNFLHLLFFEAIYTVAGTMIIYPGGFFLFNKAITLLGFPYLSGSNFTQALTNPLFLLTFICFALLVAFFGLLEFTTLIILFNESHFRRKVQLIPLCIEGTKRALKIVKAKNLPFVIFILIIIPLTEFSLSSNFISEISIPEFIMSYIAASPLYSIGFTVLSLFLFLLSVIWIFSFHYFTLENSDFFPAIKKSSILIKGHFWKTIFFVILFNLLIVILLVIVVLVLEVIAFFILGQILEHPLALSIFIATFGFLVSGLFTIFQLLTTSINLAVVSQFYYTYSASTHLKVNSESLVKDKYKAKVKRKTIVTISIIMVFLFTTINSIVIFNTFSEAFNDQFLTGPQITAHRGGSNLAPENTLAALQKAIDQSADYAEIDVAQTKDGIIVVSHDNNLKRISGKDLNIWSSNYVDIEDLDIGSWFDPQFKNEHIPTLDEAIKLCKGKIRLNIELKPTGHEASLVESTVDIIDQNDFSNQCVLASLDYPTLEKVASINPDLKRAYITALAIGDIQKLPVDIYSIESSFITPEIVATIHREKKEVLAWTVESQELTEKMVKIGVDNIITDDVTQTRKTIEQMLEPRELIDRINDYIFADLLS
- a CDS encoding TetR/AcrR family transcriptional regulator; translation: MGRRKKELADFHRDSIITIAETLFKKNGVDNTTMNDIAREAEYSKATLYVYFKNKEEIVNCIIFKSMKMLYDRIQTATQPGNDLFARYYVICNELTAYCDDYPLYFQTVLQEINVDVNNEDTPMVFREIFELGEQINELIGTFFVDGIKQGVFRSDIKIPETVFMFWASLSGIILMAWKKQQYIEQAMNTTKKDFLKYSFDTLLNSILKEKQNV
- the ablA gene encoding lysine 2,3-aminomutase, translating into MQEAIKLTQEHLNTSQSSDYLMDKWTDWRWQLKNTIRKVETFEKIMGIKFSDEKKKEINETIDKFPMAITPYYLSLIDEDDFETDPVFKQSFPSIDELIISSIDMEDPLHEDKDSPICGITHRYPDRVLFHVSNVCAMYCRHCTRKRKVGDVDSVPSDEMIAAGIDYIKNTPTVRDVLLSGGDPFLLSDEKLDHILGLVAAIPHVEVIRIGTRTPVVLPYRITDKLIKVLSKYDNLWINTHYNHPREITKTSINALKKLTGAGIPLGNQSVLLKDVNDCPQIMKKLVHKLVANRVRPYYLYQCDLSEGLEHFRTNVGKGIEIMESLRGHTSGFAIPTYVIDAPGGGGKIPVMPNYLISWSTNKVILRNYEGVITTYQMPDTYEHTACDLNCTNCKLQLKLNNEESDRKPIGISKLLCDYEETITLVPENLERDQRNQSDEAI
- a CDS encoding FMN-binding protein, which encodes MFKIKTIVLPLIISILIIGIFSGACYLSDVNNYKKAVASITIANIDLSRIPDGVYDGSYDVGYISAKAEVIVANGVIKTINLIEHQNERGSSAEVITDTIVKEQTIDVDAVTGATNSSKVIKKAIENALLQK
- a CDS encoding DUF3592 domain-containing protein, whose protein sequence is MIALILDILRYAGIVLIIFSIVRLIQLKKIELNGVDVEAVVVHIKENKVRNGRQVYDEYTPILEYTIAQKVYHKAALASQGDKRYDMGDIVQIRCKPDDPEELLILGDRRYYFNPVLIGVAGIMLEILFFLLMQYF
- the ablB gene encoding putative beta-lysine N-acetyltransferase; this translates as MTDIIEPYGHSLIQHGKNSNRIYLMKCDAAEADSLITHMNQLAHDKNYSKIVAKIPESQDPVFKADGYKEEAAIPGFYRGQETCKLLSKYLCPKRENLTNDMEIKQILDDAIKKRAEAATQALPEEFKIRELGPSDIPALAQIYGTVFKSYPFPIFDADYLLETMSDHVTYFGVFHNNHLVAVSSSETDLDNLNSEMTDFAVLPAYRGHKLALHLLNEMEKYMINAGFRLLYTIARASSYGMNRTFARANYQYGGTLNNNTQISGSIESMNIWYKDIGAAK